GTATCAGAAATAACTAAATAGTAAAACCCTAATGGGTATAGTAAGAAGAGAAGGAGAAATCCTTCTCTTTTTTTGTATAAAAATTTACTTAAGTTTTACATTATTTTAATATGCAATTTATATTTAAATGATACTCTGCATATAAGAGGTGATTGAATATGAAGAAAATTATTTTTTTAAGTATGCTTATAAGCACAATGATTTATGCAGAGTCTATAAATGTAAAAAAATATATTGTAAATTCAGGAGATTATAAAATAATCTATAATGGAGAAGAAAAAGAATTTATAACAGGGATAAATCCTGGATATGGTTCAGCTTTAACTTTTAAAGGACAGGATAAAGACGGAAATTTAGAATTTTATGCTGTAACAGACAGAGGTCCAAATGGAGATATTCCTAAATATATAGAAAATTGAAAAGAAATAGCAGGAAAATTTTTCCCTGTTCCTGATTTTACTCCAAGCATAGGAGTGATAAAAGTTAAAGGGGATAAGGCTGAAATTGTAAAAAGTATTCCTTTAAGAAATAGTTTTGGAGAAAAGATTTCAGGAAGAGTTATTCCTGAAGGGCTTGTAGGTGCAATAGGAGAAATTCCATTAAACTTTGATATGAGCAGACTGAATGATGATATTGATGGAGTGGATACAGAAGGAATTGCAGTTGATAAAGATGAAAATTTCTGGCTGTGTGATGAATATGGGCCTTTTATAATTAAAGCAGATAAACATGGAAAAATAATAGAAAAATATGGGCCTAAGGAAGGGCTTCCTGAGATATTAAAATATAGAGTGCCAAACAGAGGATTTGAAGGTCTTACAATAGATGAAAAAGGTTATGTGTATGCAGCTGTACAAAGTCCTTTAAATATAAATGGAGAAACAAAAAATACAGCAGAATATACAAGAATAGTAAGATTTAATCCTGAGACAAAAGAAAGTGTTATGTATGCTTATCCAGTTGATAAAGGGTATAAAAATTTTGGGGCAGCTAAGATAGGAGATATTTGTTCTATAGGAGAAGGTAAATTTTTAGTGATTGAACAGGGAAAACAAAATGGAAAGATGCAGAATCTTATTTATATGATAGATATAAACGGAGCAGATGAAATAGGAAATAATGGGGATCTTGAATATGGAAAATTAAAAGAATTAAAACCTGTTAAAAAAGAATTGGTTTTAGATTTAAGAGAATATGGCTGGGATATAGAAAAAGCCGAAGGAATGACTGTTTTACCTGATAAAAAAACAATAGTTGTAGTCAATGATAACGATTTTGGAATAGCAACTAAAATGGAAGATCCTGATAATAAAAGTTCAAATATGGAAGATTATATATATGATGGAAATAAAAAAGAATTTACTTATAATGGAAAAGCAGTTCCTAAAGCTAAAGTAATAATGACACAAAATAGTAAATCAGAAAGAGAGAGCCAAATTTGGATATTTCAAATGGACAAAGAATTAAAATAGGAAATAAACTATTTTAATAAGAATAAAATATAAAAAAGCTGTTGCAAATCTAGATTAGAAAATGCAGCAGCTATTTTTTATGAAGTAATTTATTTAAAAACAGAATCTTTTTTAGAATGATGTTTATAAATTATTATTGAGCATATACATGTTATAAATTCTGCAATTATAAATGACCACCATACACCTTTTAATCCAAAAATATTTCCCATAAAAAAAGCTAAAGGTAAAAGAATAATAAATTGTCTTAAAAGAGTTATAAAAAGAGAAGCTCCTCCCATTCCAAGTGCCTGAAAGAAACATGAAAATATAAAACATATGCTTCCAGCAACAAAGCTTATACTTATAATTTTAAGAGCAGGCACTCCTATTTCAAGCATTTCATAAGAAGCATTAAAGCAGGAAAGAATCTCTTTTGGAAAAATCCAAAAAAGAAAAGTTCCCGCTAAATTTATTACAGCACAGATAAGCATTGAGTAATCAAGAGTTTCAAGAAGTCTTTTTTTATTTCCAGCTCCATAATTATATCCCATAATAGGCATAGCCCCTTGAGTAATTCCACTTGTAGGCATATATACAAAAGTCTGGAGTTTATAATATATTCCAAAAACAGAAACAGCAAGAGCAGATATTCCTGTTAGGATATAATTTATACCTGTAACCATAAAAAATCCTGTTGATATTATAAAAAATGAAGGAACAGCAACACTGTATATTTTTTTTACAATATTTGAATCCCATTTAAAATTTTTAATTGATATTTTAACTTCTTGTTTTTTGTAAAAAATAACATAGAGAGAACATAAAAGAGCAATTATCTGTCCACAGACTGTAGCTACAGCAGCTCCTGTCACTCCCATTTCAGGAAATCCAAAATATCCATAAATCATAATAGGATCAAGAATAATATTTGTTCCAGCACCTATTATTTGAAGGAACATAGGAGTAAGAGTATTTCCTGTTGCCTGAAGAGTTTTTTCTATTCCTATTTGCATTATTATTCCAAAACTTAAGAATGTAACTATATATGTGTATGTACAGCCCATATTAAAAATTTCACTGTTTTTTGTAAAAATATTAAAAAAAGGTTTTATAAAAATGATACCAAGAACAGATAAAATTATATAGTGCAGAACAGAGAGAAAGATTCCATGTGATGCAGCACTGTCAGCAGCAGAAAAATCTTTTTCCCCTAATTTTCTAGAAACAAATGAATTTACTCCCACTCCCAAGCCTATTGCAAGGGCTATAATAAGTATCTGAATTGGAAAAGCTAAAGAAACAGCAGTAAGTGCATTATTTCCAAGCCTTGCTACAAAAATGGAATCTACAATATTATAAAGAGAACTTGTCATCATTGATATTGTAGGGGGAAGTGACATAGATAAAAGCAAGGGCAGAATTTTATGAGAGCCCATTTTATTTTCGTTACAATTCATATCAGACCTCCATAAAAAATTATAAAAAAACGCTTTTCATTGTTTTAATATATAAACTGAAAACAATAAAAAACGCTTAAAAAATCTCAAAAATTATTATATTTAATTTAAATATATCACATGGGAAAAAAATAATCAATAATCTGATAAAATTTTGTTTTAAAACGGATATATTTATATTTAAAAAGATATAGAAGATGTTTTTAAAACAATTATTCTTGAAATAACTTGTCTAATATTATATAATATATAAAAGTTATTTTTTTAAATTAAACATTAGGGATGGTGTGTTAAACTATGAATAAAATTGAACAACTTACAAACGGAACAAAAAAAATTCCGAGATGTGTAGCTGTATATAATAAGTTGTTCCAGATGATAAAAGATGGGGAATTTGTACAGGACAGCAGACTTCCAACAGAACCAGAACTTGCAAAGACTATGGGAGTAAGCCGTACAACATTAAGACAGGCTTTAGCCTTTCTTCAGGAAGATGGAATAATTAAAAATATGCAAGGAAAAGGAAATTTTGTAATGAAATCAGGAGTGAAGATAGAAAAAGGTCTAGAAACTCTTGAACATCCTGTTTATTCATCTGTAACTGAAGAGATAGATGAGGTAGAACTTGAATTTAGAATAGAGCCTTCATCAGATTATACAGCAAAAGTTTTAGAAAGAAAAACTCCTGTTGTTATTTTTGCAGATAGATGGTATAAGTCAAAAGGAAAAACAGTAGCCTATACTCTTTCAACAATTCCAGTTGAAACTATTTCTGAAGCAGGAATAGAACTTTCAGATAAGAATCAACTTCTTGAATATTTAGATAAAACTATTTATGAAAAAGCAAAACATTCTTCAATAAAACTTACATTTTCTGAAGCTGGAAATGTTTCAGCAATGAAGTATACTGTTTCTAAAAGTGAAAGATTCTACCTTTTAGCAGAATCTATTCATATAAAAAATAAGTATCCTGTTCTATACAACAAGCATTACATACCTGTGGAAAATGGCAGCATAATAATTGACAGAAGATTAAAATAAGAAAATTAGTATACCAGAGCACATAAAAGTGTTCTGGTTTTTTTATTTTTTTAGGTTAAACAAACAATAAAATTGGTTTATAAAAATGTTCAAAAAAAACAAAAAAGCGATTGACATTAAAACAATTTGCATGATATCATACAATAGTAGACAACTTGATAAACAACAAGAATGTAATTTAGACAACGGTATAAAATTAAAAAATTGGAGGTAGCAGATTATGAAATATGCAGAAGAAGGATTACAATATCACATTGGCTTAAGACAAGGAGATGTAGGAAAATATGTTATTTTACCTGGAGATCCAAAGCGTTGCGAAAAAATAGCAAAACATTTTGATGATGCAAAACTTGTGGCAGACAGCAGAGAATATGTTACTTATACCGGTTATATTGACGGAGTGAAAGTAAGTGTTACTTCTACAGGAATAGGAGGACCTTCAGCTTCTATTGCTCTTGAAGAACTTGTAAGATGTGGAGCAGATACATTCCTAAGAGTTGGAACTTGTGGAGG
The DNA window shown above is from Fusobacterium perfoetens and carries:
- a CDS encoding esterase-like activity of phytase family protein, with the translated sequence MIKVKGDKAEIVKSIPLRNSFGEKISGRVIPEGLVGAIGEIPLNFDMSRLNDDIDGVDTEGIAVDKDENFWLCDEYGPFIIKADKHGKIIEKYGPKEGLPEILKYRVPNRGFEGLTIDEKGYVYAAVQSPLNINGETKNTAEYTRIVRFNPETKESVMYAYPVDKGYKNFGAAKIGDICSIGEGKFLVIEQGKQNGKMQNLIYMIDINGADEIGNNGDLEYGKLKELKPVKKELVLDLREYGWDIEKAEGMTVLPDKKTIVVVNDNDFGIATKMEDPDNKSSNMEDYIYDGNKKEFTYNGKAVPKAKVIMTQNSKSERESQIWIFQMDKELK
- a CDS encoding MATE family efflux transporter, which produces MNCNENKMGSHKILPLLLSMSLPPTISMMTSSLYNIVDSIFVARLGNNALTAVSLAFPIQILIIALAIGLGVGVNSFVSRKLGEKDFSAADSAASHGIFLSVLHYIILSVLGIIFIKPFFNIFTKNSEIFNMGCTYTYIVTFLSFGIIMQIGIEKTLQATGNTLTPMFLQIIGAGTNIILDPIMIYGYFGFPEMGVTGAAVATVCGQIIALLCSLYVIFYKKQEVKISIKNFKWDSNIVKKIYSVAVPSFFIISTGFFMVTGINYILTGISALAVSVFGIYYKLQTFVYMPTSGITQGAMPIMGYNYGAGNKKRLLETLDYSMLICAVINLAGTFLFWIFPKEILSCFNASYEMLEIGVPALKIISISFVAGSICFIFSCFFQALGMGGASLFITLLRQFIILLPLAFFMGNIFGLKGVWWSFIIAEFITCICSIIIYKHHSKKDSVFK
- a CDS encoding GntR family transcriptional regulator translates to MNKIEQLTNGTKKIPRCVAVYNKLFQMIKDGEFVQDSRLPTEPELAKTMGVSRTTLRQALAFLQEDGIIKNMQGKGNFVMKSGVKIEKGLETLEHPVYSSVTEEIDEVELEFRIEPSSDYTAKVLERKTPVVIFADRWYKSKGKTVAYTLSTIPVETISEAGIELSDKNQLLEYLDKTIYEKAKHSSIKLTFSEAGNVSAMKYTVSKSERFYLLAESIHIKNKYPVLYNKHYIPVENGSIIIDRRLK